The Vibrio tasmaniensis genomic sequence ACTTTACAAGCACCACAGAAACCTGCGCGACAACTTGAAGCAATAGACACACCCGCCGATTCAGCTTGCTCTAGCAAGGTTGATTGATTATTACCTTCGAACAGGTAGCCGTTGACACTCAATTGCAGCTGTTTCACTGCCTCTTCGGTTGATTGAGCCACACCAAACGCTTCTTGGTGGTAATGTTGAGGATTGAGCCCCATTTGAATCAGTAGTTTCTTTGCATTATCCATAAAGCCATCAGGGCCACACACGAATGCTTGGCGCTTGTGTAACTCTTCAATTTTAGCGACATGCGACACACTCAAGCGCCCAGATAAACCATCCCACTCTTTGGTTGGTTGGCTTAATGAATAAATCACACGAAGACCCGCATGTTCACAGGCGATCTTATCAATCTCAGCTTGATAAGGGATGTCTTCTTCGCTGCTGCATTGATGATAGAAAACCACATCATCGATCTGATCATGATCAGCTAAATAACGAAGCATCGACAGCATTGGAGTAATGCCGCTGCCTGCAGACAAAAGCAATAGTGGATGCTTAGGGTTTTCTTCTAGATAGAAAGCACCATCTGGATTTTGAGCAACTAGCGTGTCGCCCACTTGGAAATGATCATTCAACCAGTTAGAGATTTGGCCATCGTCCACTCGCTTCACTGAAATCGCTAAGCGACCTGCGCGTGATGGACTAGACGATAAGGTGTAACGACGAGAAACCTTCTCGCCATTAATCACCATCTCGATCGGTAGATGTTGCCCTGGCTGATAACTTGGTAGTGAGTGGTTCTCTTTCGCAGGCTCTAACCAGAACGTCGTAAAATCACGAGCGATCTCTTCGCGTTCAACACAAGTTAAGTGCAACGACTCTACCCAAGTGTCTTCATAGTGCTCTTTCTCTTTGGTTTCGAGCACTTCAACCACATCACCCGCTTTGATTAAACCTTCATTTTTCGCCACAAGGTTTTGACCAAAGAAAACGCCACCGCGTTCATTGGCTCTGAATGATGAAAAGGTGTTAAGCGGCTCTTTTGTTGATCTAAATTCACCACGCTCAACATCAACCGTGGTTAGGATACATCGCTCACAAGGCTTCACCGCTTCGAACTCAACCTCACCAATTCGGATACGTTTCCAGCTATCTTCAGCAAAGGGGTCGGTATTGGACACCACAAAATTAGTACGGAACTGATCCATCGAGTGTGTTTCAGGGCTGCGACGATTCAGCTCATCTAGAGAGGCTTGGCTGATGATCAACATTGGGTAGCCGTCAGCAAAGCTCACATTATGACCAAGCTTTTCACGCACACGATTCGATTGCTCACCAGAGAACAGTAACTCAACACGCACACCCAACACGTCACTGAACCAATCGTCGGCTTCATCACATGTCGTGTATGCCGTGAAGCTGTCTTTCCACACCGTTGCTGGCGCTTCTTGCATCTTGAAGTTTGCATATTTCAGACGCAGCGGCTCTTTACCTTCATAAGTAAAAATCAAACCGTCCGGCTGCAAACTTGAAGATACCTTGACCATCTTCGGGTACTTGCGCGCCGTCACCATTGAACCGTCTGCCAACGCCAGCATGAAGCGTCTGTCGAAAGTAAGACCCTGTTTTTCGACCCAAGCAGAAGAGAGCACGATCCCACCCACTGACTTAACCGGAAATACATTGATTTGAGATAGAGAAGGCACTTGCTCTGAAGACTGTTGATCTGACGGTAGCTGCGACATAACGATTCCAATGTTTTGTTATTTGTCTCAATGCTAACAAATGGTTATAAATAGATAAACTGGCAGGCATTAAACACTTGATACTAAGCTATTAACTTGAGATGTTTAGCTTTCTATTTTGATACAGTAAGGCCGCAATACAGTAACACTCTCCAGACGTTCTATACTTTTAACACCATTACTGCATTGAACTTTCATTGAATAAAAAGGATTTATCATGAACAAACTCGTCATTATTATCTTATGTGTACTACTTCCTCCTGTTGGCGTGTTCTTCGCACGTGGCGCAGGTAAAGACCTATTGATTAACATCATCCTGACTTTCTTCTTCTGGGTGCCAGGAATGATTCACGGACTATGGGTAGCCACTCGCTAACCCTCCACTGAAAATAAATACTGAATAAAACACCCATCAAAACAAGCTCCTAACCACGAAGGGTTAAAAATAGGATGAAATGAAAGTGCTTTTCCACTATCATCCTGTCGCCTAAACGTAAGCGATTGCTTTCACAGATTTCGCTAAGTTTAGGCTCCAACTACATAACACTTCAAATGGTGGGAGCCTTCAATGACACAACTTACGATTACTCGTCCTGACGACTGGCACGTTCATCTACGCGATGGCGAAGTATTAAAAGATACAGTGCGCGATATCAGCCGCTACAATGGTCGAGCGTTAATCATGCCAAACACCATCCCACCGGTAACCGATACCGAAATGGCTTTAGCTTACCGTGAACGCATCATGGCAGAGCAGCCAAGCGAGCAATTCCAGCCTCTAATGGCACTTTACCTGACAGACAACACAACACCTGATGAAATTCGTAAAGCGAAAGAGTCTGGTGCAGTAGTGGCAGCAAAGCTTTACCCAGCGGGCGCGACAACTAACTCTGATTCAGGCGTAACGTCTGCACAAAAAATCTACCACGTGTTAGAAGCAATGCAAGAAGTGGATATGTTGCTTCTGGTTCACGGCGAAGTAACGACTCACGATGTTGATATCTTTGACCGCGAGAAGCAGTTCCTAGACACAGTGCTAGCTCCGATTGTGAACGACTTCCCTAACCTGAAAATCGTTCTAGAGCACATCACTACTGCAGACGCAGCGACTTTCGTTAAGAATGCTAACGACAACGTAGCGGCAACCATCACAGCTCACCACCTGCTTTACAACCGCAACCACATGTTGGTTGGCGGCATTAAGCCTCATTTCTACTGTCTTCCTATTCTGAAGCGTAATACGCACCAATTAGCGCTTATCGAAGCTGCAACAAGCGGCAGCAAGAAGTTCTTCTTGGGTACAGACTCTGCACCACACGCAAAAGGCGCAAAAGAGTCAGCATGTGGTTGTGCCGGTTCTTACACTGCACACGCAGCGGTAGAACTGTACGCTGAAGTATTCGACTTAGAAGGTAAGATTGAGAACCTAGAAGCGTTTGCAAGCCATAACGGCCCTGACTTCTACGGTATTCCACGTAACACGGACACCATCACTCTTGTTAAAGAAGAGTGGAACGTTGCTGAAACCATGCCTTTCGGTTCAGACATCGTAGTGCCAATCCGTGGCGGCGAGACGATTGCATGGACAGTTAAATAGTAGTCCGATGTTGTAAAGCTTAAGCGCTCATTACAACTTATAAAACACTAAGCCCTTCACATAAGTGAAGGGCTTTTTTATTATGTATTAATACCCTTGATTCTAGGCAATTAGCGCCTAACCTTACTTTATAACCACCTTAAAAATAAGGTTAAAAATTAACGGTAAAATATGACTCTAGACTTAGATATTCGAACTCTGTGTTTAATTATGGTGTTTCTGTCTGGTACGTACTGTATCGGTCTAATAATCAAACAACAAAGCCAAGCTCGTATTCTTGGAATGCGCAGTTTTTTCTGTGCCATTTTTTTGTTAATGGTAGGGTTTTCATTACTGAGTTTTGGCTCCCACATTTCACCTTGGCTCTCAAAAATAACATCAAATATGGCCATAGCCGGCGGATTCGCTTCAATGGTGTTTAGCCTAACTCAATTAAGACGATCGCCCTCGCTCTATAGCGTTTGCGTTTTCTTGGGATTACCTGTCGTCATCGTTACCTTGATTTACTTCACCCTCTACGATGCATCAACCAATGCGAGAGTGATAACGATGAGTTTTTATATCACACTATGTACTGTGGCCAGTGTATTGGTCATAAAAACAGGTACCGTCGCTGATGTCAAAGCAGCGCTTGTACTATTGATGAGTGCATTCAGTGCTCACTCTGTTTTCATGCTAGTTAGGATCTGGGTTACCCTCAAGGAACCTAATATTGACGACTTTTTACAAGCAGGTAGCATCCATCAGCTTGCGTTCATCATGACGGCTATTTTACTTAGCTCGATCGGCTTCACTTACAACTGGATTCTAAACGCCAGATTGATGCAATCACTTTATAGTTCATCAATGAAAGACAGCTTAACCCAGTTGTATAATCGCCGCGCTATGAATGAAATGTTGAGACGAGAATGGATGCGTAGCGTAAGGCATCACCACCCATTATCGGTGATCATTCTCGACATCGACCACTTTAAACAAGTCAACGATCAACACGGTCACCAGACTGGCGATCAAGTATTGAAAAAAATGGGCATAATTCTCCAACACAACCTTAGAGCCGCAGATATCCCGTTCCGCTATGGTGGCGAAGAGTTCTTGATTGTATTACCTGATACTCGCATCGATGAAGCATGTAAGGTCGCTGAGAAGTTACGAGTAATTATCGAAGATACTAAGTTTTGGCAACAACAAAGCGCCAACCTGACAGCAAGCTTTGGACTGTCTGAACTTTGGTCTGAAGACAAGGTTACCAGTATGATAAAACACGCGGATGAAGCCTTATATTACGCAAAAGAAAATGGTCGAAATACGGTCTGCGCTTTAACTGACAGGCAAGGAAAATTGACAAAACAGAACTTACCTTCCTTTGCTTCACCAGTACAACACTAGTTCTATAAAAGGCGACAGTTTCGATATCGGACGTTAGTATTTGATACAACCTAGAAAAAGTAAAAACCTCATCACAAGCAAAAGCCGCTCAGCAAACGAGACTCTCCATAAACAACATTCAAAATACCAATCACTTATAACATAAGCCCACTCAATAAGAGTTGCACGATACTCTTCTGCTGATTATTCTCAATCAATCGCAACTACCCCACAGAGAAAAAACAATGGAAAGTACTTACACCTACCCTATCGGTAAACCGGGACAAAAGTGGCAACAAACAGAACGTGAAGCATGGTTGGCTCAAAGAACGGTTAAACGCGAATACCAACAAGAAGTCGTGCCAAAGATTAAAGCATTGGCAGATCGCTTTGACATCGAACAATACGGTGCCCTGAGCTACGACGAAGCTCGCTTCCCGCTCTTCGCAATCAAGAGCAAAAACTGGGATGAATCAAAGCCAACGATTCTGGTTACTGGTGGTGTTCACGGTTACGAAACCAGTGGTGTGCATGGCGCTATCAAATTCGCAGCGACTCAAGCAGAAAAGTACTCAACGTACTTCAACATTGTTGTTGCACCGTGTGTAAGCCCTTGGGGCTACGAAGTGATCAACCGCTGGAACCCAAATGCTGTCGACCCAAACCGCTCTTTCTACGACGGTACGCCAGCAGAAGAATCAGCAAACCTACGTGCATTAGTCGCTTCTTTACCAGAAATCTTAGTTCACGTTGATCTACACGAAACGACGGATTCTGACGAAACAGAATTCCGACCAGCACTCGCGGCGCGTGATGGTATTGAGTACATCGAAGGTATGATCCCAGACGGTTTCTACACGGTTGGTGATACTGAAAATCCACAACCAGAATTCCAAGCAGCGGTTATTGCTTCGGTCGAAAAAGTCACACACATTGCGCCTGCGGATGAAGATGGCAAGATCATTGGATCAAACGTTACGCAACACGGTGTGATCAACTACCCAATGAAGAAACTTGGTTTATGTGGCGGCGTGACTGACTGTAAATACGGCACAACCACTGAAGTTTACCCAGACAGTGACAAAGTAACAGACGAAGAGTGTAACGATGCTCAAGTTGCTGCTGTTGCCGGTGCTTTGGATTACGTCATTCAGCACGAACTAAACGCTTAAGCGACTACTTAAGACCTCGCACCAAGCACTTAATAGCGAGTCCCCTAATAACTAGTCTCCTAAAGCTAATCCCTAAAGCTAAAAAGAGCCATAAGTGACGATTCACTTTTGGCTCTTTTTTATCTCTTTTCTTGCCTGTGATTTCTTCTCAGGCATAAAAAAAGCTCCCTTGCACAATGTACAAGAGAGCTTTGAAGTCACGCTTAGTCAGGAGTCATTCACGAACTCCCTGCTTGAGTTCTTTAGTTAGCGGTTTCGCTAACGTTTTCTTGTCCTTTATCTACTTCAGTCAGTAGACCTTTCAACAAGCTGAAACAACCAATCAGAAGAATGATCGTAAACGGTAGTGCTGCAATAATCGTGATCGATTGCAGAGCTTGGATAGATTGAGTACCGCCAATCCACAGCATCACCATTGCAATAGCACCTGAGATAACCGCCCAAACCACTTTCTGCTTCACTGGAACTTCAAGCTTACCACCCGCAGTCATGCCATCGATAACGATAGAGCCTGAGTCTAGCGTTGTAACGAAGAACACGATGATCAGCGCAACTGCGAGAACAGATAGAATGCTACCGAACGAGTATGCATCTAGCATGTAGAACAAGCTTAGAGATACATCTGTAATACCTTGGTCAAGGCCAAGTTGCCCTACATGATTAATCACTTGCTCGATAGCCACGCCACCGAAGATAGCCATCCAAGCCGACGTGACCAATGTTGGGATAATCAGTACGCAAAGTAAAAACTCACGAACCGTACGACCTTTAGAAATACGCGCTACAAACATACCGAAGAAAGGTGCATACGCAACCCACCATGCCCAGTAGAACACAGTCCAGCCATGCAGCCATGTTGTGTCTTCACGGCCAGAACTTTGGCTCAACGCTACGATGTTATTCACATAACCCGTCACCGCCGTCGCTACAGAATCAAGCACGGTGGTGAAGTTCAGAACAGCGATAAGACCAAGGAATACGAACGCAATAACCATGTTCAAGTTACTTAGGAACTTAACGCCACCGTCCATACCACGTAGAACAGAGATGATCGCCAAGCCCATGATCAGAACGATAATAGATTGCTGAAGGAAGATATTATTTTCCAAGCCAAACACGTGGCTGATACCACTTGCTGCTTGTGTGCCACCTAAACCCAGTGAAGTCGCTAGACCAAACAGCGTAACCAGTACAGTTAGTACATCGATCACATCACCGGTTTTGCCCCACACTCGCTCACCCAGAATTGGGTAGAACACAGAACGCATGGATAGCGGTAAACCTTTATTATAAACAAAATACGCGAGGCAAAGTGCCGTCATGCCATAGATAGCCCATGCATGAAAACCCCAGTGAAACAGTGTCGCACCGAGAGCCAGTTCACGGCCGGCTTCTGTAAAAGGTTCTGCACCGAGTGGCGTTCCGAACCAGTTCGTGAAGAACGCGGTTGGCTCTGCAACACCCCAAAAAATAAGTCCAATACCCATACCTGCTGCGAATAACATCGCAATCCAAGATGACATGGAATAGTCCGCCGTCGCATCTTCACCACCTAGGCGAATCTTGCCCAACGGTGAAAACGCAAGAACAACGGCAAACGCTAGCATGATGTTAGCTCCCCACATAAATAGGAAGTCAAACTTTGATAAAACAGCACCCTTAATAGAATCAATAGCAGCTTTAGCGTCTGCAGGAGGAAGAGCAAGAAGAGTGATGATGAAGAGAAGAGATAAGCCGACTGAGGCTACGAAAACTGTGTTATGGACGTCCATGCCCCATTTACTGACGTTATCTTGACCAACTTGATAGTCAGTAGAATCAATACTGTATTTTTTTGATTTAAAACTCATAAATTATGATGTTCGCATATCCGAATCAACGAATATAAGGACGCTCTCCATATCCAATTACTACTTGATTGGCTCGCCGCACCACCTAAATAGAGGCGATAAAAATCACAATGATTGGTGATAAATGGACTTACTGGCTCAATCCCAAGGCGCGTATTATAGCACAGCTCAAAGTATTTTGACTGAGTTTAAGCTCAATAGTCATCCAAACCAGTGTTAATCGCGATAGTTAACTCGATAAAAAAAGAACAGCACGAATAAATAAACAACCTTAAATACAATCACTTAAACCAAAACAATGCACTATAAAATCTCATGCAAACTTTCTACAGATAATATTAACAACAACCTAGTTTGTTTATAGCTCTAATAAAAAAGCCCCGCTATAGGACGGGGAAATTACCAAAGGTAAAAGAGAAATCAGTGTTCAAATGTTGGTGCTACATCTTGCAACGCTTCTCGCCACAGAGACTGCATATTTCAAAGACTGAACATTAAATCGCGAAGCAAAAACCTAGGTTATAGTCTTCGCCATTCTTTGCCGTGAACTCTTTATCTTCACTTGATGCGTTCGGTCGGCCGCTTTCATCACCTTTCACTAGGCTCACCCAATGACGGATACCAGAAGAAGAACGGCTAGCTTCAGTTTGGCTAAACATGGTGCATGTCTCTAGCTGGATATCTTGAATATCAACTAACTCCAAGTGACCAGTGCCTCTACGAGCACCGATTGTCACTTCAACGTGTGTACCACTTTCATCACGAAATAGGATTGAAGAAGGCTTAGACTTATCGCCCGTGAAAGCAACAAAGTGCTTCGCTCTTTTTAGGCCAGTATGTTCGCCATTTTTGAAGTAAACCTGAACATGTCGGTAGTCGATCTCATAGCTCACTGCGTCTTCGTGTGAACCAGCTTCAAGAGGAAATAGAGTATCAAGCAACTGTTTCGCCATTTTCTGTTTTTCGAGCTGCTTGTCTGCTTTCACCATTTCTACGGCAAAGACAGCTTCAGCAATAAATGTTGAATGGTTTCTGTGAAGTTCTGTTTTGTCTAGTGTCAGCATATTCATAATCTTTCCCTCTTACGGCTTTGAATTTCATGTAGGTCAAAAATCCTGATTGACCCTTTTCAAAATTGTTCTTTACTGTGTTGCTTCCATGTATTTCATACTACTTGTATTTCACAAACAATTTCACAACAAAAATTTCACAGTGTTAATTTTACTAAATTGCTTTTTTACACAAACCGGAATTTCGTGGCCAAGCCCTTTATCTAACTGGGTTGAGGGCTCAGTAGGAGTACTTTTATGTGTTGTTTGAATTTGTGTAATAACCGACTCAATCACAGTCAAAACGCACGCTATGGTAATCATTTCAGGAAAAAGGGGAGGTGTTTTCGTATTGAAAACAAAAAAAACACTGTATTATTGAATAGTAACCATAAGCTTCGACCAATGAACATCTGGTCGAAGTCACTCTAGCTCTCACCGACCCACACATAAGCAACACGCAATAGCTATCATCAATAAGGAATCACGATGCTAAACATTAAGAATCAGCAGTTACTCTCTTTTATGGTGACAGAAGCGAATAATGCAGTTGCAGTCACCAATCCAGCAACGGGTGAGCTTATTGGATATGCGCCTATTTCATCTAAGGTAGAATTAGACAGCGCTATCGAACGTGCGCATGTTGCGCAGAAAGAGTGGGCAAAAACTCCTGCTAAATCTCGTGCTGCATCACTACACCGTTGGCACCAACTGATCCTTGAAAACAAGGATGATCTTGCTCGAATCATGACGATTGAACAGGGCAAGCCGTTAGCGGAAGCGACAGGCGAAGTCGTGTATGGGGCTAGCTTTATTGAGTGGTTTGCAGAAGAAGCGAAGCGTACTTACGGTGATTCCATCCCTAGCACGGTTGCAGGAAAACGCTTGGTGACCATCAAGCAGCCTATTGGAGTTACGTGTGCGATTACGCCATGGAACTTCCCTATTGCAATGATCACTCGTAAAGCAGCACCTGCCCTAGCTGCTGGTTGTAGCTTTGTAGTAAAACCTTCAGATGAGACACCGCTTTCTGCATTTGCTGTAGTTGAACTGGCTTATCAAGCAGGTATTCCAAAAGATCTACTTAAAGTCGTACTCGGTGATAGCCCTGAACAGATTGGTGAACTTTTCACATCACATCCACTGATCAAAAAGATCTCTTTTACAGGATCTACCCGCGTTGGAAGTATCTTGATGGCTCAGGCTGCAAAAGGTATCAAACGCACCTCAATGGAACTTGGCGGCAACGCACCATTTATTGTTTTTGACGATGCCGACATCGATGCAGCCGTTCAAGGTGCAATGGCTTCTAAATTCCGTAATGCTGGTCAAACTTGTGTCTGTGCAAACCGATTCTACGTTCATAGCAAGGTACACGATGAGTTTGTCGCTAAATTCGATCAAGCAGTTCAACAGCTTAAGGTTGGCAACGGTTTAGATGAAGATGTCACCGTTGGTCCTGTTATCAGTCAGAATGCTAAGAACAACATCAGAGCATTAATAGACCGAGCGATTGAGCAAGGTGCTACACCTGTCACTCCAATGAAAGATCTTGATGGGCTTTTCCTTCAGCCTGTCATTCTTAAAAATGTGAAACACAGCATGGACATTGTTCAGCAAGAGATCTTTGGTCCTGTCGCTCCTGTCATGAAATTCGAAACTGACGAAGAGCTTATTGAAATGGCAAACGACACTATTTACGGTTTGGCGTCGTACTTCTACAGTCAGAACATTCATCGAGTATGGAACATCGCGGAAGCACTTGAGTACGGTATGGTCGGCATAAATGATGGCCTAATCTCAACCGAAGTCGCGCCTTTCGGCGGGGTTAAACAATCAGGTATTGGCCGTGAAGGCGCTAAAGAAGGCATCGATGAGTACATGGATATTAAGTACTTATGTTTTGGTAGTGATTAGGTTTTAGTAGTAACTAGGCTTTGGCGTAACTAAGCCTGACTCTTAGACATCAGCAAGCTTAAACATCGAATAGCCCTACTAACACCTATCTACTCCGTTTCCCCGCACACTAAAAAAATTCAAAAAAAAGCCGCGCTATAAAAGCGCGGCACCTTGGGCTCGGTTAAAAGGGGTTTCTTTTTTTTAGTATTTTACATTCTCTGTTTTTGTTATTGGGTTGCTTCGCTATTCCTGTGCTTTCAGTTTTAGACGCATCGCGTGCAGCACTGGCTCAGTGTAACCACTCGGTTGAGCGCAGCCTTCGAATACCAGCTGGCAAGCCGCTGAGAAAGCAATGCTGTTTTCAAAATCTGGCGCCATATTGCGGTAGCTAGAATCACCTGCGTTTTGCTCATCAACCACTGCGGCCATGCGCTTCATGGTTTTCATTACTTGGGCTTCATCGCAAATGCCGTGGCGTAACCAGTTAGCAATGTGTTGACTCGAAATACGCAATGTCGCACGATCTTCCATCAAACCTACATCGTTAATATCTGGCACCTTCGAGCAGCCAACGCCTTGGTCAATCCAACGAACCACGTAACCAAGAATACCTTGCGTGTTGTTATCCAATTCGTTTTGGATATCTTGAGCGGTCAGCTTTTGATTACCTAATAGCGGAATAGTCAGGATATCGTCGACATTCGCTCTCACTCGCTCACGAAGCTCTTTCTGACGGCTTGGTACACTCACCTTGTGATAATGCAGCGCATGCAACGTCGCGGCAGTTGGAGAAGGAACCCAAGCGGTATTAGCACCCGCTTGAGGATGTCCGATTTTCGCGTCCATCATCTTCGCCATATTGTCTGGCTCTGGCCACATACCTTTACCAATCTGGGCTTTACCTTGCAGGCCACAAGCTAAGCCAAGATCAACGTTCTGATCTTCGTATGCGCCAATCCAAGTCATGGTTTTCAGTTGTGTTTTAGGAGCAAATGGTCCCGCTTCCATGCTGGTGTGAATTTCATCACCCGTTCGATCTAAGAAACCTGTGTTGATGAACACAACACGATCTTTAGCCGCTCGAATACATTCTTTAAGGTTAACTGAAGTACGACGCTCTTCGTCCATGATGCCAACTTTGATCGTGAATCGATCTAACCCTAATGCATCTTCAATGCGGCCAAACAATTCATTGGTGAACGCGACTTCTTCAGGACCATGCATCTTAGGTTTTACAATATTGATGCTGTTCGCAGTCGAGTTTTGGTAAGCGCTATTGCCTTTCAAATCGTGCATTGCGATGAGCGAGGTGATCATGCCATCCATAATGCCTTCAGGAACTTCGTTACCGTCAGCATCAATAATGGCAGGGTTAGTCATTAGGTGGCCCACATTGCGGATGAACAACATGCTACGACCTTTAAGTGAAATCTCACCACCCGTCACACTGGTGTATTGGCGATCTGGATTCAAGCTACGAACAATGGTTTTGCCGTTTTTCTCTAGTGATTCTTGTAGATCACCTTTCATCAAACCTAACCAGTTACGATAAGCCAGTGCTTTATCTTCACCATCAACCGCAGCTACCGAATCTTCGCAATCCATAATGGTGGTGAGAGCCGATTCCACCAGCACGTCTTTAATACCAGCCACATCAACGCTGCCAATTGGTGCGCTCGGATCAATTTGAATTTCGATATGCAAATTATTATGTTTCAGCAGAATGCTTGAAGGTGCACTCGCATCACCTTGATAACCAATGAACTGGTTACGATCAATCAGGGTGACTTCTTCGCCGTTATCTAAGGTCGCTGTCAATGTATTGCCAATGCTGACATTGCTGATGCTGTATTTGGTCACGTCTTTATGAGAAACGCCATTTAATGGTGCTGCATCATCAAGGAACTCACGCGCATAAGTCACTACTTTTGCGCCACGTACTGGGTTAAAACTTCCACCCTTTTCCGCGCCGTCACTTTCACTGATGACATCGGTGCCGTAGAGCGCATCGTATAAACTACCCCAACGCGCGTTGGCTGCGTTAAGTGCAAAACGTGCATTCATAATTGGTACTACAAGCTGTGGCCCCGCTTGTGTTGCAATTTCAGGCTCAACGCTGGCGGTCGTTACTTGAAAGTCATCGCCCTCAGGAACTAGGTAGCCAATCTGTTGTAAGAACTGCTTGTACTCAGCCGCATCCAGAGTCTGGCCTGCACGCTCTTGGTGCCAAACATCAATTTGATGTTGAAGGTCTTCACGCTTAATAAGCAATGCGCGGTTCTTGGGAGCCAAGTCAACAAGGATGGCTGCAAAAGATTGCCAAAAGTCCTCGGCGATAATGCCCGTTCCAGGAATTACCTGCTCATTAATTAATTGGTAGAGGGTGCTATCAATGTTCAAGCTTCCCTGTTGAATACGACTGCTCATAAAATCTCTCTCAAGCTAACTGATGACTACTCAATAAATCTACGCAACCGACATAAATTTAGCTAATTTATGCCAGTTATATTGGATATTCACACAAAAAATACCCTACAAATTGTGTTATTCCGTCACTCCACTCTCGATTTCATTAGCGACACTTTTAATCAAACGACGCATCCACTGATGGTCTGGATTGGTTTGTAGCAATGGACTCCATGCCATCTTCACCTCAAAGGGTTCAATCGCAAATGGCGCAGGCTTGATCAACAATCTAGGGTTATTGCGCTGCAGTTGAGCCGCTTTGGTAGGAATAGTAAGGATCAGATTCTTTTGTTGTGCGAAAAGAATCGCCGACAAGTAGTGTCGAGTAAACACCGTGATATTGCGCGTTTTACCAATGCGCATTAATGCTTCATCTATCCAACCGAGCTTTTGTGCTTCACTTGGGTTGATCCCAACTCCAGTCCCCA encodes the following:
- a CDS encoding hybrid-cluster NAD(P)-dependent oxidoreductase, whose protein sequence is MSQLPSDQQSSEQVPSLSQINVFPVKSVGGIVLSSAWVEKQGLTFDRRFMLALADGSMVTARKYPKMVKVSSSLQPDGLIFTYEGKEPLRLKYANFKMQEAPATVWKDSFTAYTTCDEADDWFSDVLGVRVELLFSGEQSNRVREKLGHNVSFADGYPMLIISQASLDELNRRSPETHSMDQFRTNFVVSNTDPFAEDSWKRIRIGEVEFEAVKPCERCILTTVDVERGEFRSTKEPLNTFSSFRANERGGVFFGQNLVAKNEGLIKAGDVVEVLETKEKEHYEDTWVESLHLTCVEREEIARDFTTFWLEPAKENHSLPSYQPGQHLPIEMVINGEKVSRRYTLSSSPSRAGRLAISVKRVDDGQISNWLNDHFQVGDTLVAQNPDGAFYLEENPKHPLLLLSAGSGITPMLSMLRYLADHDQIDDVVFYHQCSSEEDIPYQAEIDKIACEHAGLRVIYSLSQPTKEWDGLSGRLSVSHVAKIEELHKRQAFVCGPDGFMDNAKKLLIQMGLNPQHYHQEAFGVAQSTEEAVKQLQLSVNGYLFEGNNQSTLLEQAESAGVSIASSCRAGFCGACKVTLESGQVHQPDVPALQEHERNMGQILACCSVPQTDIEVVD
- a CDS encoding YqaE/Pmp3 family membrane protein; this translates as MNKLVIIILCVLLPPVGVFFARGAGKDLLINIILTFFFWVPGMIHGLWVATR
- the pyrC gene encoding dihydroorotase encodes the protein MTQLTITRPDDWHVHLRDGEVLKDTVRDISRYNGRALIMPNTIPPVTDTEMALAYRERIMAEQPSEQFQPLMALYLTDNTTPDEIRKAKESGAVVAAKLYPAGATTNSDSGVTSAQKIYHVLEAMQEVDMLLLVHGEVTTHDVDIFDREKQFLDTVLAPIVNDFPNLKIVLEHITTADAATFVKNANDNVAATITAHHLLYNRNHMLVGGIKPHFYCLPILKRNTHQLALIEAATSGSKKFFLGTDSAPHAKGAKESACGCAGSYTAHAAVELYAEVFDLEGKIENLEAFASHNGPDFYGIPRNTDTITLVKEEWNVAETMPFGSDIVVPIRGGETIAWTVK
- a CDS encoding GGDEF domain-containing protein, translated to MSFYITLCTVASVLVIKTGTVADVKAALVLLMSAFSAHSVFMLVRIWVTLKEPNIDDFLQAGSIHQLAFIMTAILLSSIGFTYNWILNARLMQSLYSSSMKDSLTQLYNRRAMNEMLRREWMRSVRHHHPLSVIILDIDHFKQVNDQHGHQTGDQVLKKMGIILQHNLRAADIPFRYGGEEFLIVLPDTRIDEACKVAEKLRVIIEDTKFWQQQSANLTASFGLSELWSEDKVTSMIKHADEALYYAKENGRNTVCALTDRQGKLTKQNLPSFASPVQH
- a CDS encoding M14 family metallopeptidase, with the translated sequence MESTYTYPIGKPGQKWQQTEREAWLAQRTVKREYQQEVVPKIKALADRFDIEQYGALSYDEARFPLFAIKSKNWDESKPTILVTGGVHGYETSGVHGAIKFAATQAEKYSTYFNIVVAPCVSPWGYEVINRWNPNAVDPNRSFYDGTPAEESANLRALVASLPEILVHVDLHETTDSDETEFRPALAARDGIEYIEGMIPDGFYTVGDTENPQPEFQAAVIASVEKVTHIAPADEDGKIIGSNVTQHGVINYPMKKLGLCGGVTDCKYGTTTEVYPDSDKVTDEECNDAQVAAVAGALDYVIQHELNA
- a CDS encoding BCCT family transporter; this translates as MSFKSKKYSIDSTDYQVGQDNVSKWGMDVHNTVFVASVGLSLLFIITLLALPPADAKAAIDSIKGAVLSKFDFLFMWGANIMLAFAVVLAFSPLGKIRLGGEDATADYSMSSWIAMLFAAGMGIGLIFWGVAEPTAFFTNWFGTPLGAEPFTEAGRELALGATLFHWGFHAWAIYGMTALCLAYFVYNKGLPLSMRSVFYPILGERVWGKTGDVIDVLTVLVTLFGLATSLGLGGTQAASGISHVFGLENNIFLQQSIIVLIMGLAIISVLRGMDGGVKFLSNLNMVIAFVFLGLIAVLNFTTVLDSVATAVTGYVNNIVALSQSSGREDTTWLHGWTVFYWAWWVAYAPFFGMFVARISKGRTVREFLLCVLIIPTLVTSAWMAIFGGVAIEQVINHVGQLGLDQGITDVSLSLFYMLDAYSFGSILSVLAVALIIVFFVTTLDSGSIVIDGMTAGGKLEVPVKQKVVWAVISGAIAMVMLWIGGTQSIQALQSITIIAALPFTIILLIGCFSLLKGLLTEVDKGQENVSETAN